The following coding sequences lie in one Elusimicrobiota bacterium genomic window:
- the ilvB gene encoding biosynthetic-type acetolactate synthase large subunit — MNGDPKNALHLISCLVEDRPGVLARISGLISARGFNIDSLAVGATQISEISRISLVCRGDHRVVGQIVNQLNKLVDVIRVADLSWDDCMDSELMLVKIAMPSGREALDTVCRVFHARVTDLGQDGFIVEAAGRGEETDALIQALEPFGILEVSRTGRIALQRGKTLDVTADLMPHAEEKRPVPGGGETMTGADMIPRVFAQEGVDTVFGYSGGAILPGIDAFFRFNEKQPENKQIRFIVPANEQGAGFMASGYARSTGKVGVAFVTSGPGATNTVTPIRDAAADSIPLVVLTGQVPRPAIGSDAFQEAPIFNIMMSCAKHVFLVEKPEDLEATLRTAFWIARTGRPGPVVVDIPKDVQLWQGPYHGAGLLPLRGYRRRVEALAKAHLSEEAGRIFFERLSVAERPLLYVGGGVINSGAAAELREFAEAFHLPVVTSLMGIGSLDNHHAQSFHMLGMHGTAFANYAVDDCDFLFSIGARFDDRVAGKVAEFAPKATFVGHMDIDPAEIGKVKMATWSHVSDAKRGLRDLIDAGRRIGFKKDYSAWWKELEASRNDHALNYDRKSVLLQPYRVLEILSELTKGDAILTTGVGQHQMWAAQYGHHKLPRHFLTSGSMGTMGFGLPAAIGAQFANPGKTVINIDGDGSIRMNLGELETVTTYDLPVKVLLLNNEGDGMVRQWQTLYFGKRYFAIDKNLHSIQFVKAAEAMGFPFARRVSKQDELEGALRDFVSTSGPAFLEVMIDTKAMVYPMVGPGSAYKDMVTGEWIKSRGKGAAVSEPKGDAVPDLF, encoded by the coding sequence ATGAACGGTGATCCAAAAAATGCGTTGCATCTCATCTCTTGTTTGGTGGAAGATCGGCCCGGCGTTTTGGCGCGCATCAGCGGACTGATTTCAGCCCGTGGTTTTAACATTGATTCCTTGGCGGTCGGCGCCACACAAATTTCTGAAATTTCTCGCATCTCCCTGGTTTGCCGTGGGGACCACCGGGTGGTGGGCCAGATCGTCAATCAGTTGAACAAGCTGGTGGACGTGATCCGCGTGGCGGATTTGAGCTGGGACGACTGTATGGACAGTGAGCTCATGTTGGTGAAAATTGCGATGCCAAGCGGTCGCGAGGCTTTGGACACCGTGTGCCGGGTGTTTCATGCCCGGGTGACCGATTTGGGTCAAGATGGCTTCATTGTGGAAGCCGCGGGCCGAGGCGAAGAAACCGATGCTTTGATTCAAGCTTTGGAACCCTTTGGCATTCTAGAAGTGTCCCGTACTGGTCGGATCGCTTTGCAGCGGGGGAAAACCTTGGATGTGACCGCGGACCTGATGCCTCACGCGGAAGAGAAGCGGCCTGTGCCCGGTGGCGGTGAAACCATGACCGGGGCGGACATGATCCCCCGCGTTTTCGCCCAAGAAGGGGTGGACACGGTGTTCGGTTATTCGGGCGGGGCCATCCTCCCGGGGATCGACGCTTTTTTCCGGTTTAACGAAAAACAACCGGAGAACAAACAAATTCGATTCATCGTGCCGGCCAACGAGCAGGGGGCGGGGTTCATGGCCTCCGGTTATGCCCGGTCCACCGGGAAAGTGGGTGTGGCGTTTGTGACCTCAGGGCCCGGGGCCACGAACACGGTGACCCCCATCCGGGACGCGGCCGCGGATTCGATCCCTCTGGTGGTGTTAACGGGGCAGGTGCCCCGGCCCGCGATTGGGTCGGACGCGTTTCAAGAGGCGCCCATATTCAACATTATGATGTCCTGCGCCAAGCATGTCTTTTTGGTGGAGAAACCGGAAGACCTGGAAGCCACCCTTCGCACGGCGTTTTGGATTGCACGGACCGGTCGGCCAGGGCCCGTGGTCGTCGATATCCCCAAAGACGTGCAATTGTGGCAAGGCCCCTATCATGGGGCCGGACTTCTTCCGTTGCGGGGGTATCGACGGCGGGTGGAAGCGTTGGCTAAGGCCCATCTGTCGGAAGAGGCGGGGCGGATCTTTTTTGAACGGTTATCCGTGGCGGAACGGCCCCTCCTTTATGTTGGTGGAGGGGTGATCAACAGTGGAGCGGCGGCGGAGTTGCGGGAGTTTGCCGAAGCGTTCCATCTGCCGGTGGTGACCTCCCTCATGGGGATCGGATCCCTGGACAACCATCATGCCCAATCGTTCCATATGTTGGGCATGCACGGGACAGCTTTCGCCAATTACGCCGTGGACGATTGCGATTTCCTGTTTTCCATCGGGGCCCGGTTTGACGATCGGGTGGCTGGAAAAGTGGCGGAGTTCGCGCCCAAAGCCACCTTTGTTGGGCACATGGACATCGACCCGGCGGAAATCGGGAAGGTGAAAATGGCCACCTGGAGTCATGTGTCTGACGCGAAGCGGGGATTGCGGGACTTAATTGACGCCGGACGGCGGATCGGTTTTAAAAAAGATTATTCCGCCTGGTGGAAGGAGTTGGAAGCCAGTCGTAACGATCACGCGTTGAACTACGATCGGAAGAGCGTTCTCCTTCAGCCCTATCGCGTGTTGGAGATCCTTTCGGAATTGACGAAAGGCGACGCGATCCTGACCACGGGTGTGGGACAACACCAAATGTGGGCCGCCCAGTACGGGCACCACAAGTTGCCCCGGCATTTCTTGACCTCCGGGAGTATGGGGACCATGGGGTTTGGTTTGCCCGCGGCCATTGGGGCCCAGTTCGCCAATCCGGGCAAAACTGTTATCAATATCGACGGGGATGGAAGCATTCGCATGAACCTGGGCGAGTTGGAGACGGTGACAACCTATGATTTGCCCGTCAAAGTCCTTCTCTTGAACAATGAGGGGGATGGGATGGTGCGCCAATGGCAAACCCTGTATTTCGGCAAGCGTTATTTTGCCATTGATAAAAATCTTCACTCCATTCAGTTCGTGAAGGCCGCCGAGGCGATGGGGTTCCCCTTTGCTCGTCGTGTTTCCAAACAAGACGAACTGGAAGGGGCGCTGCGGGATTTCGTTTCCACCTCTGGCCCCGCGTTTTTGGAGGTCATGATCGACACGAAGGCTATGGTGTACCCTATGGTGGGGCCCGGGTCGGCCTATAAAGATATGGTCACCGGGGAGTGGATCAAGTCCCGGGGAAAAGGGGCGGCGGTGTCGGAACCGAAAGGCGACGCGGTTCCCGACCTCTTCTAG